The nucleotide window TGGATAATGGTGTGTGGTATTGTCAAAGACCATTTTATGTACCGTAAGAATTAAGAAATTTTCAGGCTTCCATCCTTCCCTATAGCGATATCACAGTTTCAGCAGATTCCCCCTGCGCGTGACGAGAGCGAAGATGCAAGGTAATTTCGGTATCGAGTCGCTTGAGGAAAATGAGGAGTTTGCCCTCGCTGAACCGTTGAAACTCTCCTTTCATTAAATGAGATACTTCTGGCTGGGGAATGCCAAGAAGTTCGCTGATTTCGCGCTGTTTTAGGTTGCGTTGTTTCAAAAGGCGCAGTACCTGAATCCCTATCTTGCCCCGCGTAAAAAGTTCATTCGCATCCTCTAAACCGAGGTCAGCGAATACGTTGCCACTGCTTTCTTCAAAAATGGGTTCCTGCGTCATTGTTGTTCCTCGTCATCGTCCATTCTATATGAAATTTACTATAAAATAAGTCAGACGCTAGCATGAAATGTCCCATGCGCGACCTATGAGGTAAGTTTTATTTCTAGTTGGTTTCAGTCTAGATATGGTGCAGACTGCCGTTGATGGTTGACCTGGGGTGAAAATCTGCTTGCGGGGCGGATC belongs to Nostoc sp. KVJ3 and includes:
- a CDS encoding helix-turn-helix domain-containing protein, with translation MTQEPIFEESSGNVFADLGLEDANELFTRGKIGIQVLRLLKQRNLKQREISELLGIPQPEVSHLMKGEFQRFSEGKLLIFLKRLDTEITLHLRSRHAQGESAETVISL